The proteins below are encoded in one region of Nitrospira defluvii:
- a CDS encoding universal stress protein, whose amino-acid sequence MKTSPSLHVLWATDGSPASRMALELVQHFRMPAASTLRVLSVSEFGVPYPTGLAALELPEDRGEAVLESVKRGVVSSDWQAVHYELLRGRPAETILLAANRHHVDLVVVGAHGRSDIQQCQLGSVLRRIVLYASCPVLVVKQPVAALRHVVIGVDGSQEAEAAAEFLLRLSLPDSTRVTVASVIPPLPYGQAPMMEDHAARLQQIHGQVEEETRKSVTRVVEKIRAQACLADGTVVSGHPARELLKLIEAVQPDLVVVGSRGLTGDTRYLMGSVSDSVVLYAPCAVLVFRQQERQ is encoded by the coding sequence ATGAAAACGAGTCCTTCGCTCCACGTGTTGTGGGCCACGGATGGGTCCCCCGCGTCCCGCATGGCGCTCGAACTGGTTCAGCACTTCCGCATGCCCGCAGCCTCGACCCTCAGGGTGTTGTCTGTGTCAGAATTTGGAGTGCCCTATCCCACAGGGCTGGCCGCACTGGAGCTGCCGGAGGATCGCGGGGAAGCGGTGCTAGAGAGCGTGAAGCGGGGGGTGGTGTCATCGGATTGGCAGGCTGTCCACTACGAATTGCTCCGTGGCCGCCCGGCCGAGACGATTCTCCTGGCGGCCAATCGACACCATGTCGATCTGGTCGTGGTCGGGGCGCACGGACGCTCAGATATCCAACAATGTCAGTTGGGGAGCGTGTTGCGCCGGATCGTCTTGTATGCGTCCTGTCCCGTGCTGGTGGTCAAGCAGCCGGTTGCAGCGTTACGGCATGTCGTGATCGGCGTGGATGGCTCCCAGGAGGCGGAGGCCGCCGCTGAGTTTCTGCTTCGGCTCTCGTTGCCTGACAGCACGCGGGTCACGGTCGCATCGGTGATACCCCCGCTGCCTTACGGGCAGGCGCCGATGATGGAGGACCACGCGGCACGGCTCCAACAGATTCATGGGCAGGTGGAGGAAGAAACACGGAAGAGCGTGACCCGCGTGGTGGAGAAGATCCGCGCACAGGCCTGTCTGGCCGACGGTACGGTAGTTTCCGGTCACCCGGCCCGTGAGTTGCTGAAGCTCATTGAGGCCGTGCAGCCTGATCTGGTGGTCGTGGGGTCTCGCGGGTTGACCGGCGACACGCGGTATCTCATGGGGAGCGTGTCCGACAGCGTCGTGCTGTATGCCCCCTGCGCGGTCCTGGTGTTCCGGCAGCAGGAACGGCAGTGA